Proteins found in one Anas platyrhynchos isolate ZD024472 breed Pekin duck chromosome 18, IASCAAS_PekinDuck_T2T, whole genome shotgun sequence genomic segment:
- the ABCA2 gene encoding ATP-binding cassette sub-family A member 2 isoform X6, whose protein sequence is MGFLHQLHLLLWKNVTLKRRSPWVLTFEIFIPLVLFFILLGLRQKKPTIPVKEAFYTAAPLTSAGILPIMQSLCPDGQRDEFGFLQYSNSTVTQLLEHLSEVVEQSNLFDPDHPGLEEELESLRRRLEALSSSEPSSMETHFSSQAGSGFTLGWAAKDQGELQRFLMQNLSLPNDTTELLLGSSIDLREVYHLLFGSSPLAPDNVHEQDLWDQFGPSDKISQLEKSLPSSWRSLREGLVHSALRNPSTALQRPALLRLLSQALGLASATTAPSGSYSPQAFVTEMELPALQGVLFTAPVLEQLTCEHSSGTLRRLLRVAPSQQPLLQAYRALVCNGSRAAREERFTLLAAELRDQLDVPKIISRLQLDEVNSTAAQHRLRTLLEDLMEMEKVLHDMDILSALARLLPRGACTSKAPPPTANSTGWASANATASNATVEEEGARGDLAGGDNPQGQFSAFVQLWAGLQPILCGNNRTIEPEALKQGNMSSLGFTSKEQRNLGLLVHLMTSNPKILYAPVGTEVDKVILKANETFAFVGNVTHYAKVWLNISPEIRAYLEEGRLQRRIRWLQQFTTDLHKHPEILNVSENDLLRNFLNGNFSLPNASVLLQQLDTIDNAACGWVHFMAKVSVDIFKGFPDEESIVNYTLNQAYQDNVTVFASVIFQTNRDGSLPPHVMYKIRQNSSFTEKTNEIRRAYWRPGPNTGGRFYFLYGFVWIQDMMERALINTFVGHDVVEPGNYVQMFPYPCYTRDDFLFVIEHMMPLCMVISWVYSVAMMIQHIVTEKEHRLKEVMKMMGLNNAVHWVAWFITGFVQLSISVTALTAILKYGKVLMHSDVLIIWLFLAIYAVATIMFCFLVSVLYSKAKLASACGGIIYFLSYVPYMYVAIREEVAHDKITAFEKCIASLMSTTAFGLGSKYFALYEVAGVGIQWHTFSQSPVEGDDFNLLLSMMMLIIDAVVYGVLTWYIEAVHPGMFGLPRPWYFPFQKSYWLGNGRVETWEWTWPWSHTTRLSIMEEDQACAMESRRLEETRGIEEEPTHLPLVVCIDKLTKVYKTDKKLALNKLSLNLYENQVVSFLGHNGAGKTTTMSILTGLFPPTSGSATIYGHDIRTEMDEIRKNLGMCPQHNVLFDKLTVEEHLWFYSQLKSMAEEEIRKEMDKMIEDLELSNKRHSLVQTLSGGMKRKLSVAIAFVGGSRAVILDEPTAGVDPYARRAIWDLILKYKPGRTILLSTHHMDEADLLGDRIAIISHGKLKCCGSPLFLKSTYGDGYKLTVVKRQSDTRNSTEPGQPHSPLGHSSVSPCSEPRVSQFIKKYVASCLLISDTNTELSYILPSEAVKKGCFERLFQHLEQSLEELDLTSFGLMDTTLEEVFLKVSEEDQSLENSDVDMKESKKDALQPPVPELGPKPEANGEPLAEVDVPEKPEVELSNLVTCSKLAQSQASLRSASSVGSVRGDEGGAYSEFFGDYSPLFDNHQDPDNISLQDDVSREPVKEREREAQALQPGKRIGVGWLETGASSQDQEADVEAEDHDLAGQGTFKLEGSWLKLRQFHGLIVKRFHCAKRNTKALFSQILLPAFFVCVAMTVALSVPEIGDLPPLILSPSQYHNYTQPKGNFIPYANEERREYRIRLSPDASPQQLVNTFHLPSGIGATCVLKTAFNNTLDQPMQTLNLNSNESKMLAAKYFDAMCIDSFTQGLPLSNFVPPPPSPAPSDYPISVDEDLLHAWNSTIFSSAIKETVTSAPALPRIIHEPIKCTCSMQGTGFSCPSGVGGHPPQMKVVTGDILADITGRNVSEYLLYTSDRFRLHRYGALTFGNVQKSIPASFGARAPAMVRKIAVRRTAQVFYNNKGYHSMPTYLNALNNAILRANLPKSKGNPAAYGITVTNHPMNKTSASLSLDYLLQGTDVVIAIFIIVAMSFVPASFVVFLVAEKATKAKHLQFVSGCDPVIYWLANYVWDMLNYLVPATCCIIILFVFDLPAYTSPTNFPAVLSLFLLYGWSITPIMYPASFWFEVPSSAYVFLIVINLFIGITATVATFLLQLFEHDKDLKVVNSYLKSCFLVFPNYNLGHGLMEMAYNEYINEYYAKIGQFDKMKSPFEWDIVTRGLVAMTIEGFVGFFITIMCQYNFFRKPQRLPVSTKPIEDDIDVANERHRVLRGDADNDMLKIENLTKVYKSRKIGRILAVDRLCVGVRPGECFGLLGVNGAGKTTTFKMLTGDESTTGGEAFVNGHSILKELLQVQQSLGYCPQFDALFDELTAQEHLELYTRLRGIPWKDEERDEPTTGMDPKARRFLWNLILDVIKTGRSVVLTSHSMEECEALCTRLAIMVNGRLKCLGSIQHLKNRFGDGYMITVRTKSSLNVKEVVRFFNRNFPEAILKERHHTKAQYQLKSDQISLAQVFSKMEQVVDVLGIEDYSVSQTTLDNVFVNFAKKQSDNLEQQETSPSCAMQSPLEHVLSLLRPRATPTELQALVVEEQEDLETDDEGLISFEEERAQLSFNTDTLC, encoded by the exons ATGGGGTTCCTGCACCAGCTCCATCTCCTGCTCTGGAAGAACGTGACGCTGAAGCGGCGCAGCCCG tGGGTGCTGACTTTTGAGATCTTCATCCCACTGGTGCTCTTCTTCATCCTCCTGGGACTGCGACAGAAGAAGCCAACCATCCCTGTGAAGGAAG CTTTCTACACGGCGGCCCCACTCACCTCGGCTGGGATCCTGCCTATCATGCAGTCCCTGTGTCCCGATGGCCAGCGTGATGAGTTTGGCTTCCTGCAGTACTCCAACTCCAC GGTGACAcagctcctggagcacctcAGTGAGGTGGTGGAGCAGAGTAACTTATTTGACCCAGACCACCCGGGCctggaggaggagctggagtcCCTGCGTCGGCGCCTGGAGGCCCTCAGCAGCAGCGAGCCCAGCTCCATGGAGACCCACTTCAGCAGCCAAGCAG GGTCTGGCTTCACACTGGGGTGGGCAGCCAAGGACCAGGGTGAGCTGCAGCGCTTCCTCATGCAGAACCTGTCCCTCCCCAACGACACGACTGAGCTCCTCTTGGGCTCCAGCATTGACCTGCGGGAG GTATATCACCTGTTGTTTGGGTCCTCTCCTTTGGCACCAGACAATGTCCATGAACAAGACCTGTGGGATCAGTTTGGACCCAGTGACAAGATCTCACAGCTGGAG AAGAGccttcccagcagctggagaAGCCTGCGGGAAGGGCTGGTCCACAGCGCGCTGCGCAACCCctccacagccctgcagaggccAGCGTTGCTCCGCCTGCTCTCTCAGGCCCTGGGCCTTGCCAGTGCCACCACAGCACCTTCAGGCTCCTACAGCCCCCAGGCCTTTGTCACGGAGATGGAG ctccctgccctgcagggtgTTCTCTTCACAGCACCAGTGCTGGAGCAGCTGACGTGCGAGCATAGCTCTGGGACGCTGCGCCGCCTCCTGCGTGTGGCCCCAAGCCAGCAGCCGCTGCTGCAGGCATACCGGGCGCTGGTGTGCAATGGCAGCCGGGCAGCCCGCGAGGAGCGCTTCAccctgctggctgctgagcTGCGGGACCAGCTGGATGTCCCCAAGATCATCAGCAGG CTGCAACTGGATGAGGTGAACAGCACGGCAGCCCAGCACCGGCTCCGCACCCTCCTAGAGGACCTCATGGAGATGGAGAAGGTTCTCCACGACATGGACATCCTCTCAGCACTGGCCAGGCtcctgcccaggggagcctgcaCCAGCAAGGCTCCACCACCTACCGCCAACAGCACTGGCTGGGCCAGTGCTAATGCCACAGCCAGCAATGCCACGGTGGAAGAGGAGGGTGCCAGGGGGGACCTGGCTGGTGGTGACAACCCCCAGGGGCAGTTCTCAGCCTTTGTGCAGCTTTGGGCTGGTCTGCAACCCATCCTCTGTGGCAACAACCG GACAATTGAACCTGAGGCACTGAAGCAGGGCAACATGAGCTCTCTGGGTTTCACCAGCAAGGAACAGCGAAACCTAGGACTCCTCGTACATCTTATGACCAGCAACCCCAAAATTCTTTACGCTCCTGTGGGTACCGAAGTGGACAAGGTCATTCTGAAG GCCAACGAGACCTTTGCCTTTGTGGGCAATGTCACCCACTATGCCAAGGTATGGCTGAACATATCACCTGAGATCCGGGCCTACCTGGAAGAGGGCAGACTGCAGAGACGTATCCGCTGGCTCCAGCAG TTCACCACTGACCTCCACAAGCACCCAGAGATCCTGAATGTCTCCGAAAATGACCTTCTCCGCAACTTTCTCAATGGCAACTTCTCACTGCCGAATGCCAgtgtcctgctccagcagctggacACTATTGATAATGCTGCCTGTGGCTGGGTCCACTTCATGGCCAAG GTCAGTGTGGACATCTTCAAGGGCTTCCCAGATGAGGAAAGCATCGTCAACTACACACTGAACCAGGCCTACCAGGACAACGTCACAGTCTTTGCCA GTGTGATCTTCCAGACCAACAGGGATGGCTCACTGCCCCCGCATGTCATGTACAAGATCAGGCAGAACTCCAGCTTCACGGAGAAGACCAACGAGATCCGGCGTGCATACTGGCGGCCCGGACCCAACACTGGTGGCCGCTTCTACTTCCTCTATGGCTTTGTCTGGATCCAGG ACATGATGGAGCGTGCCCTCATCAACACTTTTGTTGGCCATGATGTGGTGGAGCCTGGCAACTATGTGCAGATGTTCCCATACCCATGTTACACCCGGGACGA CTTTCTCTTCGTCATCGAGCACATGATGCCCCTGTGCATGGTGATCTCCTGGGTCTACTCAGTAGCCATGATGATCCAGCATAttgtgaccgagaaggagcatCGCCTGAAAGAG GTCATGAAGATGATGGGCTTGAACAATGCAGTGCATTGGGTGGCTTGGTTCATCACCGGCTTCGTCCAGCTCTCCATCTCAGTCACAGCACTCACTGCAATCCTGAAATATGGCAAGGTCCTGATGCACAGTGACGTCCTCATCATCTGGCTCTTTCTCGCCATCTATGCTGTGGCCACCATCATGTTCTG TTTCCTGGTGTCAGTGCTCTACTCCAAGGCCAAGCTGGCTTCTGCCTGTGGAGGCATCATCTATTTCCTCAGCTACGTGCCCTACATGTATGTGGCCATCCGGGAGGAGGTGGCGCATGACAAGATCACGGCCTTTGAGAAGTGCATTGCG TCTCTCATGTCCACCACGGCCTTTGGGCTGGGCTCCAAGTACTTTGCGCTGTATGAGGTGGCTGGTGTGGGCATCCAGTGGCACACCTTCAGCCAGTCGCCTGTGGAAGGAGATGACTTCAACCTCCTGCTGTCCATGATGATGCTGATCATAGATGCTGTGGTGTACGGGGTGCTCACGTGGTACATTGAGGCTGTGCACCCGG GCATGTTTGGCCTGCCGCGGCCCTGGTACTTCCCGTTCCAGAAGTCCTACTGGCTGGGAAATGGAAGAGTGGAGACCTGGGAGTGGACCTGGCCCTGGTCACATACCACCCGCCTCAGCATCATGGAAGAGGATCAGGCCTGCGCCAtggagagcaggaggctgg AGGAGACACGGGGAATTGAGGAGGAGCCAACCCACCTCCCCTTGGTCGTCTGCATTGACAAGCTCACCAAGGTCTACAAGACAGACAAGAAACTGGCACTGAACAAGCTGAGCCTCAACCTCTATGAGAACCAGGTGGTGTCCTTCCTGGGGCACAATGGTGCAGGCAAAACCACCACCAT GTCCATCCTGACTGGCTTGTTCCCTCCGACCTCGGGCTCCGCTACCATCTATGGCCACGATATCCGAACAGAGATGGATGAGATCCGGAAAAACCTGGGCATGTGTCCCCAGCACAATGTGCTCTTCGACAAGCTGACAGTGGAGGAGCACCTCTGGTTCTACTCACAGCTCAAGAGCATGGCAGAGGAGGAGATCCGCAAGGAGATGGACAA GATGATTGAGGATCTGGAGCTCTCCAACAAACGCCATTCCCTGGTGCAGACCCTCTCAGGAGGCATGAAGAGGAAGCTGTCAGTGGCCATTGCCTTTGTAGGTGGGTCACGGGCTGTCATCTTGGACGAGCCCACGGCTGGAGTCGACCCATACGCACGCAGGGCCATCTGGGATCTCATCCTCAAGTACAAGCCAG GGAGGACCATCCTGCTGTCCACTCATCACATGGATGAGGCTGACCTGCTGGGCGACCGCATTGCCATCATCTCCCATGGCAAACTCAAGTGCTGTGGTTCCCCACTCTTCCTCAAGAGCACCTATGGCGATGGCTACAAGCTGACGGTGGTGAAGAGGCAGTCAGACACCAGAAACAGCACAG agccaggccagCCCCACAGTCCTCTAGGCCACTCTTCTGTCAGCCCCTGCTCTGAGCCCCGCGTCTCCCAGTTTATCAAGAAATACGTGGCCTCCTGCCTCCTCATCTCGGACACCAACACTGAGCTCTCCTACATCCTGCCAAGCGAGGCTGTCAAGAAGGGCTGCTTTGAGAGGCTCTTCCAG CACTTGGAGCAAAGTCTGGAGGAACTTGACCTCACCAGTTTTGGGCTGATGGACACCACACTTGAGGAGGTCTTCCTGAAGGTGTCTGAGGAGGACCAGTCCCTGGAGAACAGTGATGTGG ACATGAAGGAGTCCAAGAAGGATGCCCTCCAGCCACCTGTCCCTGAGCTGGGCCCAAAGCCAGAGGCCAATGGGGAGCCCCTGGCTGAGGTGGACGTGCCTGAGAAGCCCGAGGTAGAGCTCAGCAACCTGGTGACATGCTCCAAGCTGGCGCAGTCGCAGGCGTCCTTGCGCTCGGCCTCCTCGGTGGGCTCCGTGCGGGGCGACGAAGGTGGGGCTTATTCTGAGTTCTTTGGGGATTACTCTCCATTGTTTGACAATCATCAGGACCCTGACAACATCAGTCTGCAAG ATGATGTGTCCAGGGAGCCtgtaaaagagagagaaagggaggcacaggccctgcagcctgggaagaggattggggtgggatggctGGAAACTGGTGCTTCTAGCCAAG ACCAAGAGGCCGATGTGGAGGCAGAGGACCATGACTTGGCCGGGCAGGGGACCTTCAAGCTGGAGGGCTCATGGCTGAAGCTGCGCCAGTTCCACGGGCTGATTGTAAAACGCTTCCACTGTGCCAAGCGCAACACCAAGGCCCTCTTCTCTCAGatccttctgcctgccttcttTGTCTGCGTGGCCATGACTGTGGCACTCTCCGTGCCTGAAATAG GTGACCTGCCACCCCTCATCCTCTCGCCATCACAGTACCACAATTACACCCAGCCCAAGGGCAATTTCATTCCTTATGCCAACGAGGAGCGGCGTGAGTACCG catCAGGCTGTCTCCAGatgccagcccccagcagctaGTGAACACCTTCCACCTGCCCTCTGGCATCGGGGCCACCTGTGTGCTCAAGACAGCCTTCAACAACACACTGGACCAACCCATGCAGACCCTGAACCTCAATAGCAATGAGTCCAAGATGCTGGCAGCCAAGTACTTTGATGCTATGTGCATCGACTCCTTCACTCAGGGCCTGCCACTCTCCAACTTCGTGCCACCGcctccatccccagctcctTCCGACTACCCCATCTCAGTGGATGAGGACTTGCTGCATGCTTGGAACTCCACAATCTTCTCTTCTGCTATCAAAG AGACCGTCACCTcggcccctgccctgccccggaTCATCCATGAGCCTATCAAGTGCACATGCTCCATGCAGGGGACTGGTTTCTCATGCCCCAGTGGTGTGGGAGGCCATCCGCCACAGATGAAGGTGGTGACGGGGGACATCCTGGCAGACATCACGGGGCGCAACGTCTCCGAGTACCTGCTCTACACCTCAGACCGCTTCCGTCTGCACAG GTACGGGGCACTCACCTTTGGCAATGTCCAGAAATCCATCCCAGCCTCCTTTGGGGCCAGGGCTCCTGCCATGGTGCGCAAGATTGCCGTCCGGAGAACAGCCCAG GTCTTCTACAACAACAAGGGCTACCACAGCATGCCCACCTACCTCAATGCTCTCAACAATGCCATCCTACGAGCGAACCTGCCCAAGAGCAAAGGCAACCCTGCTGCCTACG GCATCACGGTCACAAACCATCCCATGAACAAGACGAGCGCCAGCCTGTCCTTGGATTACCT TTTGCAAGGCACAGACGTGGTGATTGCCATCTTCATCATTGTGGCCATGTCCTTTGTGCCTGCCAGCTTTGTGGTGTTCTTGGTGGCTGAAAAGGCCACCAAGGCCAAACACCTGCAGTTTGTGAGCGGCTGCGACCCTGTCATCTACTGGTTGGCCAACTACGTGTGGGATATG tTGAACTACCTGGTACCAGCCACGTGCTGTATCATTATCCTTTTCGTGTTTGACCTCCCGGCATACACCTCTCCCACCAACTTCCCAGCCGTCCTCTCACTCTTTCTGCTGTATGG CTGGTCCATCACCCCCATCATGTACCCTGCCTCCTTCTGGTTTGAGGTGCCCAGCTCTGCCTACGTCTTCCTCATCGTCATCAACCTCTTCATTGGCATCACTGCCACTGTCGCCAcgttcctgctgcagctctttgAGCATGACAAG GATTTGAAGGTGGTGAACAGCTACCTGAAGAGCTGCTTCCTTGTATTCCCTAACTACAACCTGGGCCATGGCTTGATGGAGATGGCTTACAATGAGTACATCAATGAGTACTACGCCAAGATTG GGCAGTTTGATAAAATGAAATCACCTTTTGAATGGGACATTGTGACGCGTGGACTTGTCGCCATGACAATTGAAGGCTTCGTCGGCTTCTTCATCACCATCATGTGCCAATACAACTTCTTCCGGAAGCCCCA GCGGCTTCCTGTCTCCACCAAGCCCATCGAAGATGACATTGATGTAGCCAATGAGCGGCACCGTGTCCTGCGTGGGGATGCTGACAATGACATGCTGAAGATTGAAAATCTCACCAAG gtATACAAGTCCCGCAAGATTGGGCGCATCCTGGCCGTGGATCGGCTGTGCGTGGGTGTGCGGCCTGGGGAGTGCTTCGGGCTGCTGGGTGTCAATGGTGCGGGAAAGACGACCACCTTCAAGATGTTGACGGGGGACGAGAGCACCACAGGAGGAGAGGCCTTCGTTAATGGGCACAG CATCCTGAAGGAGCTCCTGCAGGTGCAGCAGAGCTTGGGCTACTGCCCACAGTTCGATGCACTCTTCGACGAGCTGACAGCCCAGGAGCACCTGGAGCTCTACACCCGCCTGCGTGGCATCCCGTGGAAAGATGAGGAGCGG GATGAGCCAACAACGGGGATGGATCCCAAGGCA